One Chrysiogenia bacterium DNA window includes the following coding sequences:
- a CDS encoding 3-keto-5-aminohexanoate cleavage protein, with the protein MSELKDKCVISCALTGVLTDPGQFPVPVTPEEMAKEARAAFDAGATIVHCHFRSQKKGMGRLPSWEPEVAKAICDAIKEEVPEILINMSTGMVGPNIQGPLDCLEAVKPELAALNAGTLNYLKTRANGAWAWPPMVFDNPVDKIKKYLEVMDKYNIIPECECFDTGIVRSVGLYLHNGMMKSPVHISLVMGVASGMPCKPEWLPLLVAEMPEGTEWQTIGIGREEVWAVHRKAAELGGQVRTGLEDTFYLPDGNKATSNGQLVEALANIVRESGREPASPAEARQICGVPS; encoded by the coding sequence ATGAGTGAGCTCAAGGATAAATGTGTCATCAGTTGCGCCCTGACCGGGGTGCTCACCGACCCGGGCCAGTTCCCGGTACCCGTCACGCCCGAGGAAATGGCCAAGGAAGCGCGCGCGGCATTCGATGCCGGCGCCACCATCGTGCACTGCCACTTCCGCTCGCAGAAGAAGGGGATGGGGCGGCTTCCGAGCTGGGAACCCGAAGTGGCCAAGGCCATCTGCGACGCCATCAAGGAAGAAGTCCCCGAGATCCTGATCAACATGTCGACGGGCATGGTGGGCCCCAACATCCAGGGCCCGCTCGATTGCCTGGAGGCGGTAAAGCCCGAGCTCGCGGCGCTCAATGCCGGCACGCTCAACTATCTCAAGACCCGCGCCAACGGCGCCTGGGCCTGGCCGCCCATGGTCTTCGACAACCCGGTCGACAAGATCAAGAAGTACCTCGAGGTGATGGACAAGTACAACATCATCCCCGAGTGCGAGTGCTTCGACACCGGCATCGTGCGCAGCGTGGGGCTCTACCTGCACAACGGCATGATGAAGTCGCCGGTACACATCTCGCTCGTCATGGGCGTGGCCAGCGGCATGCCGTGCAAGCCCGAGTGGCTCCCCCTGCTGGTGGCCGAGATGCCCGAGGGGACCGAATGGCAGACCATCGGCATCGGCCGTGAAGAGGTCTGGGCCGTCCACCGCAAGGCAGCCGAGCTGGGCGGACAGGTGCGCACGGGCCTTGAAGACACCTTCTATCTGCCCGACGGCAACAAGGCGACCAGCAACGGCCAGCTCGTCGAGGCGCTCGCGAACATCGTCCGCGAGAGCGGCCGTGAACCGGCCAGCCCGGCCGAAGC